A window from Aquabacterium sp. NJ1 encodes these proteins:
- a CDS encoding SPOR domain-containing protein, protein MSLSPSDVEATRARARRRLVGMVVLVAAGLIGFPWLFETQPRSMSSDVQIVQAGGDANGEVQISGAVPARSPRSVAGRVAVSGIVAPPAPAEQDAPPAPSAGKPPVEEVVDEPAPRVASRPVAASKPAAKAVAKPADKLASKPAEKPAAKSTDKPAAKTPAKEPARDAAKDKPKEAAKSNDKPADKDKASTRYVVQFGAFADANTAHEARMKIERLGVKTYAQQVDTPAGKRIRVRMGPYTDKAEAEKAMATLRKAGLTGALLTL, encoded by the coding sequence GTGTCCTTGTCGCCTTCGGACGTTGAGGCCACGCGGGCGCGTGCACGCCGGCGTCTGGTCGGTATGGTGGTGCTGGTCGCAGCCGGCCTGATCGGCTTCCCCTGGTTGTTCGAAACCCAGCCGCGATCCATGTCGTCGGACGTGCAGATCGTGCAGGCCGGTGGTGACGCCAATGGCGAGGTGCAGATCAGTGGCGCCGTGCCGGCACGCTCGCCGCGCAGTGTGGCGGGGCGTGTGGCCGTGTCTGGCATCGTGGCGCCGCCTGCGCCGGCCGAGCAGGATGCACCACCGGCGCCGTCTGCAGGCAAGCCGCCTGTTGAAGAGGTGGTGGATGAGCCCGCGCCGCGCGTGGCTTCGCGCCCCGTGGCAGCGAGCAAGCCAGCTGCCAAAGCTGTGGCAAAGCCCGCGGACAAGCTGGCCTCAAAGCCAGCAGAAAAACCCGCCGCCAAGTCGACAGACAAGCCTGCAGCGAAAACACCGGCCAAGGAGCCGGCCCGCGACGCTGCGAAGGACAAGCCCAAAGAGGCGGCTAAGTCCAATGACAAGCCCGCTGACAAGGACAAGGCTTCCACCCGCTACGTGGTCCAGTTCGGTGCCTTTGCCGACGCCAACACGGCCCACGAGGCCCGCATGAAGATCGAGCGCCTGGGCGTCAAGACGTATGCGCAGCAGGTCGATACGCCTGCCGGCAAGCGCATCCGTGTGCGCATGGGCCCATACACCGACAAGGCCGAGGCCGAGAAGGCGATGGCGACCCTGCGCAAGGCCGGCCTGACAGGCGCCTTGCTGACCTTGTGA
- a CDS encoding CvpA family protein, with protein sequence MDGVSETGAYAWTLPDLLLLVGLGLSVVVGAWRGLVKETLSLAGWGVSYFSAQWFGAGMGANLPVGQPGERLNVLAGMIVVFVLAWLVWALISWALTQVVRASPLSAPDRVLGAGFGLLRGVVVALAVVTLVGMTPVAKWPSWQASRGVAWMQVLLKGLRPVLPEQVIQFLPEQQP encoded by the coding sequence ATGGACGGTGTGAGCGAAACCGGGGCTTACGCCTGGACCCTGCCGGACTTGCTGCTGCTGGTGGGCCTGGGCCTGTCGGTGGTGGTGGGTGCCTGGCGAGGCCTGGTCAAGGAGACGCTGTCGCTCGCGGGCTGGGGGGTGTCGTATTTTTCGGCGCAGTGGTTCGGGGCCGGCATGGGGGCGAATCTGCCCGTTGGCCAGCCGGGTGAGCGCCTGAACGTGCTGGCCGGCATGATCGTGGTTTTTGTCCTCGCCTGGCTGGTGTGGGCCCTGATATCGTGGGCCCTCACGCAAGTGGTGAGGGCCTCGCCCCTGAGCGCGCCTGACCGCGTGCTGGGTGCCGGATTTGGTTTGTTGCGCGGCGTGGTCGTGGCATTGGCGGTGGTGACCCTCGTGGGCATGACGCCGGTGGCCAAGTGGCCAAGCTGGCAGGCATCGCGCGGCGTCGCGTGGATGCAGGTGTTGTTGAAGGGGCTTCGCCCCGTGTTGCCCGAGCAGGTGATCCAATTCCTGCCTGAGCAGCAGCCTTGA
- the purF gene encoding amidophosphoribosyltransferase produces MCGIVGVISKTPVNQLIYDALLLLQHRGQDAAGIVTAGPDAHGRKFYMHKARGMVKDVFRTRNMRALPGTVGLGQVRYPTAGNAFNEEEAQPFYVNAPFGLVLVHNGNLTNAHALRGDLFDVDRRHLNTDSDTEVLLNVFAHELELAGRELPLTPSAVFKAVRAVHKRIKGSYAVICLIAGYGLVAFRDPFGIRPLCYGEADLPEGREVMVASESVALEGTSHRFVRDVAPGEALFIDLDGVVHAEQCAEKTVLNPCMFEYVYLARPDSVIDGVSVYQARLEMGETLAQRVISTMPPSEIDVVIPIPESSRPSAMQLAQKLGKPYREGFVKNRYVGRTFIMPGQGVRKKSVRQKLNAIGLEFKGRNVLLVDDSIVRGTTSKEIVQMAREAGANKVYLASAAPPVRFPNVYGIDMPTKAELVAHGRTLEDIRQIIGCDALIYQDVDAMKKVVGKLNPNIKGFEASCFDGVYITGDVSPEDFAAIQSQRLTQKGEDEASNSRLALQSHQDE; encoded by the coding sequence ATGTGCGGCATCGTTGGTGTGATTTCCAAGACGCCCGTCAACCAGTTGATCTATGACGCGCTGTTGCTGTTGCAGCACCGTGGTCAGGACGCCGCCGGCATCGTGACGGCCGGCCCCGATGCGCATGGACGCAAGTTCTACATGCACAAGGCGCGCGGCATGGTGAAGGACGTTTTCCGTACCCGCAACATGCGTGCGCTGCCCGGCACGGTGGGCCTGGGCCAGGTGCGCTACCCCACGGCCGGCAACGCCTTCAACGAAGAGGAGGCCCAGCCTTTCTACGTGAACGCGCCTTTTGGCCTGGTGCTGGTGCACAACGGCAACCTGACGAACGCCCACGCGCTGCGCGGTGATTTGTTTGACGTTGATCGCCGCCACCTCAACACCGACAGCGACACCGAAGTGCTGCTCAATGTGTTTGCGCATGAGCTCGAACTGGCCGGCCGTGAACTGCCCTTGACGCCCTCCGCCGTGTTCAAGGCCGTGCGAGCCGTGCACAAGCGCATCAAGGGCTCGTACGCCGTGATCTGCCTGATCGCGGGTTACGGCCTGGTCGCCTTCCGTGACCCCTTCGGCATCCGCCCCCTGTGCTACGGCGAGGCCGATCTGCCCGAAGGCCGTGAAGTGATGGTGGCCAGCGAGTCCGTGGCCCTGGAGGGCACCAGCCATCGTTTCGTGCGCGACGTGGCACCCGGCGAGGCCCTGTTCATCGATCTGGACGGCGTGGTGCATGCCGAGCAGTGCGCCGAGAAGACGGTGCTCAACCCCTGCATGTTCGAGTACGTCTACCTGGCTCGCCCCGACTCGGTCATTGATGGCGTGTCGGTCTACCAGGCGCGCCTGGAGATGGGCGAGACCCTGGCTCAGCGCGTGATCTCGACCATGCCGCCGTCCGAGATCGACGTGGTGATCCCCATCCCCGAATCCAGCCGCCCATCTGCGATGCAGCTGGCCCAGAAGCTGGGCAAGCCCTACCGCGAAGGTTTCGTGAAGAACCGCTACGTCGGTCGTACCTTCATCATGCCGGGGCAGGGCGTGCGCAAGAAGTCCGTGCGCCAGAAGCTCAACGCCATCGGCCTGGAGTTCAAGGGCCGCAATGTGCTGCTGGTCGATGACTCCATCGTGCGCGGCACTACCTCCAAGGAAATCGTGCAGATGGCGCGCGAAGCCGGCGCCAACAAGGTGTACCTGGCCTCGGCTGCACCGCCCGTGCGTTTCCCCAACGTGTACGGCATCGACATGCCGACCAAGGCCGAACTGGTGGCCCATGGCCGCACGCTGGAAGACATCCGCCAGATCATCGGCTGTGACGCCCTGATCTACCAGGACGTGGACGCGATGAAGAAGGTGGTGGGCAAGCTCAACCCGAACATCAAAGGCTTCGAGGCATCCTGTTTTGACGGCGTCTACATCACGGGCGACGTGAGCCCGGAAGACTTCGCCGCCATCCAGTCGCAACGCCTGACGCAAAAGGGCGAGGACGAGGCCAGCAACTCCCGCCTGGCCTTGCAGAGCCACCAGGACGAATGA
- a CDS encoding O-succinylhomoserine sulfhydrylase yields MADSESKKKLPRKDLPPDARIETLAVREGLPPTQWNENSEALFLTSSFNHPDAATAAARFANEEEAFIYSRFTNPTTMMFERRLAALEGTEAAIATSSGMSAILLLIMGLLKSGDHVVCSRSVFGSTITLLQREFGKFGVESTFVSQTDPAEWRAAVKPNTKLFFAETPSNPLTEVCDVAALAEIAHAAGAHLAVDNCFCTPALQQPAKLGADFIVHSGTKYLDGQGRVMAGALCGPDAFINGPFMATMRGAGMCLSPFNAWVVLKGLETLSIRMAAQSANALKLAQWLEQQAAVDKVYYPGLPSHPQHELAMKQQNGCGGAVVSFTTKPVAGQGDVAARQRQAAFHVIDSTRLCSITSNLGDTKTLITHPSSTSHGRLSEEQRLAAGITQGMIRVAVGLEHIDDLTADLARGLDSLNV; encoded by the coding sequence ATGGCCGACTCCGAATCCAAGAAAAAACTGCCCCGCAAGGACCTGCCGCCCGATGCCCGCATCGAGACGCTGGCCGTGCGCGAAGGCCTGCCACCCACGCAATGGAATGAGAACTCGGAAGCGCTGTTTCTGACCAGCAGCTTCAACCACCCTGATGCGGCCACGGCGGCAGCGCGTTTTGCGAACGAAGAAGAAGCCTTCATCTATTCGCGCTTCACCAACCCGACCACGATGATGTTCGAGCGCCGCCTGGCCGCGCTCGAAGGCACCGAGGCTGCCATTGCCACCTCCAGTGGCATGAGCGCCATCCTGCTGCTCATCATGGGCCTGCTCAAATCGGGCGACCACGTGGTGTGTTCGCGCAGCGTGTTCGGCTCGACCATCACGCTGCTGCAGCGCGAGTTCGGCAAGTTCGGCGTCGAATCGACCTTCGTCTCGCAAACCGACCCGGCCGAATGGCGCGCCGCCGTCAAACCCAATACCAAGCTGTTCTTCGCCGAAACACCCAGCAACCCGCTGACCGAGGTCTGCGACGTGGCCGCGCTGGCCGAGATCGCGCACGCAGCAGGCGCCCACCTGGCGGTGGACAACTGCTTTTGCACGCCGGCCCTTCAACAGCCCGCCAAGCTGGGCGCAGACTTCATCGTGCACTCGGGCACCAAGTACCTGGATGGCCAGGGCCGGGTGATGGCTGGTGCCCTGTGCGGCCCTGATGCCTTCATCAACGGCCCCTTCATGGCCACCATGCGTGGCGCGGGCATGTGCCTGTCGCCCTTCAACGCCTGGGTCGTGCTCAAGGGCCTGGAGACGCTGTCCATCCGCATGGCTGCGCAAAGCGCCAACGCGCTCAAGCTCGCGCAGTGGCTGGAGCAGCAAGCTGCGGTCGACAAGGTCTACTACCCTGGCTTGCCCAGCCACCCGCAGCACGAGCTGGCCATGAAGCAGCAAAACGGTTGTGGTGGCGCGGTCGTGTCCTTCACGACCAAGCCAGTTGCAGGGCAGGGCGATGTCGCCGCACGCCAGCGCCAGGCGGCCTTCCACGTGATCGACAGCACACGCCTGTGCTCGATCACCTCCAACCTGGGTGACACCAAGACCTTGATCACCCATCCCTCCAGCACCTCGCACGGCCGCCTGAGCGAAGAGCAGCGCCTGGCTGCGGGCATCACGCAGGGCATGATCCGCGTCGCCGTGGGCCTGGAACACATTGACGACCTCACTGCCGATCTGGCGCGAGGCCTTGACAGTTTGAACGTATGA
- the gltX gene encoding glutamate--tRNA ligase, whose amino-acid sequence MTQVPSQVRTRFAPSPTGFIHLGNIRSALYPWAFARANKGVFILRIEDTDVERSSQEAVDVIIEGMAWLGLDHDEGPYYQMQRMDRYKAVLQQMLDKGLVYPCYMSTAELDALRERQMANKEKPRYDGTWRPEPGKTLPPVPDGVKPVLRFKNPQGGSVVWEDKVKGRIEISNDELDDLVIARPDGTPTYNFCVVVDDMDMGITHVIRGDDHVNNTPRQINILRALGQEPPVYAHLPTVLNEQGEKMSKRHGAKAVTQYRDEGYLADAIVNYLARLGWSHGDDEIFSRAQLIEWFNLDHLGKSAGQFDEAKLRWVAQQHMKTADDALLATLVAEQWGKSGITVPAELQAGSDKLKAMCALFKDRCATTVELADWLGMYVAPVSASAEELAAQVTEANKPAIAALAKRLADVAWDKAAINQAIKDTIGEFGLKMPQLAIPVRLLVCGRAQTPSVDAVLALFDRDVVLQRLQKID is encoded by the coding sequence ATGACACAAGTCCCATCACAAGTAAGAACGCGCTTTGCCCCGTCCCCCACGGGCTTCATCCACCTGGGCAACATCCGCTCGGCCCTGTATCCATGGGCCTTTGCGCGCGCCAACAAGGGCGTGTTCATCCTGCGCATCGAAGACACTGATGTGGAACGCTCTTCGCAAGAAGCGGTGGACGTCATCATCGAAGGCATGGCCTGGCTGGGCCTGGACCACGACGAGGGCCCTTACTACCAGATGCAGCGCATGGACCGCTACAAGGCTGTGTTGCAGCAGATGCTGGACAAGGGCCTGGTCTATCCCTGCTACATGAGCACGGCCGAGCTCGACGCCCTGCGCGAGCGCCAGATGGCCAACAAGGAAAAGCCGCGTTACGACGGCACCTGGCGCCCCGAGCCTGGCAAAACCCTGCCGCCCGTGCCCGATGGCGTCAAGCCTGTGCTGCGCTTCAAGAACCCGCAAGGTGGTTCGGTGGTGTGGGAAGACAAGGTCAAGGGCCGCATCGAAATCAGCAACGATGAGCTGGATGACCTCGTCATCGCGCGTCCGGACGGCACGCCCACCTACAACTTCTGCGTCGTGGTCGACGACATGGACATGGGCATCACGCACGTGATCCGCGGCGACGACCACGTCAACAACACGCCGCGCCAGATCAACATCCTGCGCGCGCTGGGTCAGGAACCACCCGTGTACGCCCACTTGCCCACCGTGCTCAACGAGCAGGGCGAGAAGATGAGCAAGCGCCATGGCGCCAAGGCCGTCACGCAGTACCGCGACGAGGGTTATCTGGCAGACGCCATCGTGAACTACCTGGCCCGCCTGGGCTGGAGCCATGGTGACGACGAGATCTTCTCGCGCGCGCAGCTGATCGAGTGGTTCAACCTGGACCACCTGGGCAAGAGCGCCGGCCAGTTCGACGAAGCCAAGCTGCGCTGGGTGGCCCAGCAGCACATGAAGACGGCCGACGACGCCTTGCTGGCCACGCTGGTGGCAGAGCAGTGGGGCAAAAGCGGCATCACGGTGCCGGCCGAGTTGCAGGCGGGCTCGGACAAGCTCAAGGCCATGTGCGCCTTGTTCAAGGACCGCTGCGCCACCACGGTGGAGCTGGCCGACTGGCTGGGCATGTATGTGGCGCCGGTGAGCGCTTCTGCAGAGGAGCTGGCCGCACAGGTGACGGAGGCCAACAAGCCGGCGATTGCCGCGCTGGCCAAGCGCCTGGCCGATGTGGCCTGGGACAAGGCCGCCATCAACCAGGCCATCAAGGACACCATTGGCGAGTTCGGTTTGAAGATGCCGCAATTGGCCATTCCCGTGCGCCTGCTGGTGTGTGGCCGCGCGCAGACGCCTTCGGTGGATGCGGTGCTGGCCTTGTTCGATCGCGACGTCGTGTTGCAAAGATTGCAGAAAATTGACTGA
- a CDS encoding group II truncated hemoglobin: MHTVSPSQNPHYARLGGHDAIVRLVDAFYRAMDTLPEAATIRAMHEPDLRSTKGVLVNYLCEWMGGPKHYTPERGAPMLRRRHQPFAIDAAERDAWMACMRQALSEVCTDAALQMELEAAFYKVADFMRNTDDSGGTRPHPGRPREMQADAVAAPHSSQP, translated from the coding sequence ATGCACACCGTTTCACCCTCGCAGAACCCGCACTATGCCCGCCTAGGTGGACATGACGCTATCGTGCGCCTGGTCGATGCCTTCTACCGAGCCATGGACACCTTGCCGGAAGCCGCCACCATCCGTGCCATGCATGAGCCCGATTTGCGCTCAACCAAGGGTGTGCTGGTGAATTACCTCTGCGAGTGGATGGGAGGCCCCAAACACTACACACCCGAGCGGGGCGCGCCGATGCTGCGCAGGCGCCATCAGCCCTTTGCCATCGACGCGGCGGAGCGTGATGCCTGGATGGCGTGCATGAGGCAGGCCTTGAGCGAGGTGTGTACCGATGCTGCCCTGCAAATGGAGCTGGAAGCGGCTTTCTACAAAGTGGCCGACTTCATGCGCAACACGGACGACAGCGGTGGCACGCGTCCGCACCCGGGCAGGCCACGCGAGATGCAGGCCGATGCGGTGGCCGCACCGCACAGCTCGCAGCCTTGA
- a CDS encoding NAD(+)--dinitrogen-reductase ADP-D-ribosyltransferase: MSHVEHPHTWYTTNLVGLPAHVLAGTEFNAHPVALHIVGTREAHSGLFALLDTSREPQEASDMFVHYLSLVFGLQPAAEPRSPAEARRWRASYIKLLQSWGVDSNGQAGAVLKGWVESRFGLVPCFHHARLARFPSAAWVRYLEEKASSRFHNNCIHQQLDLLYEFCQWALQRFKPFGDQAHVPLWRGITRCDEQIVDGALGPGRRKLMVQLNNLVSFATSSDQAECFGDWLLRAEVPLVKLLFYPGLLKQVPLSGEGEVLAIGGRYEVEARYA, encoded by the coding sequence GTGAGCCATGTCGAGCACCCGCACACCTGGTACACGACCAATCTGGTTGGCCTGCCTGCGCATGTGCTGGCCGGCACCGAGTTCAATGCGCACCCGGTCGCGCTGCACATCGTCGGCACGCGGGAGGCCCATTCCGGCCTCTTTGCCTTGCTGGACACCAGCCGCGAGCCCCAGGAGGCCAGCGACATGTTCGTGCACTATCTGAGCCTGGTCTTTGGCTTGCAGCCGGCGGCTGAGCCCCGCTCACCCGCGGAGGCGCGACGCTGGCGTGCCAGCTATATCAAGCTGTTGCAAAGCTGGGGTGTCGACAGCAATGGGCAGGCGGGCGCGGTGCTCAAAGGCTGGGTCGAGAGTCGTTTCGGGCTAGTGCCTTGTTTCCACCATGCTCGCCTGGCGCGCTTCCCCTCTGCGGCCTGGGTGCGTTATCTCGAAGAGAAGGCCTCCAGCCGTTTTCACAACAACTGCATCCACCAGCAACTGGATCTGCTCTACGAGTTCTGCCAGTGGGCGCTGCAGCGCTTCAAGCCCTTTGGTGATCAAGCCCATGTGCCTTTGTGGCGGGGTATCACGCGTTGTGACGAGCAGATCGTGGACGGCGCCTTGGGGCCTGGCCGGCGCAAGCTGATGGTGCAACTCAACAACCTGGTCAGCTTCGCCACGAGCTCAGACCAGGCCGAGTGCTTTGGCGACTGGCTCTTGCGCGCCGAGGTGCCGCTGGTCAAGTTGCTGTTCTACCCCGGCTTGCTGAAGCAGGTGCCCTTGTCGGGCGAAGGCGAGGTGCTGGCCATTGGCGGCCGCTACGAGGTCGAGGCTCGCTATGCATGA
- the draG gene encoding ADP-ribosyl-[dinitrogen reductase] hydrolase, protein MHDVLERQPDRVPVAMGRVRLFDHALGAYLGLALGDALGATVEFMTPREIVHHHGVHREITGGGWLKLKAGQVTDDTTMSLALGEALLRAQREGRPFDRGLMADAFVDWWRGQPVDCGNTCRRGIVRYLTEGTLEGPPHDGDGGNGALMRNLPVALATLGRPEVLRSASMAQAHITHHHPLSDAATLAFGQMLHVMLTQAEPLMALPACKAIARDLTARHPSFSYEPYPGRATGYVVDTVQTVLHHFFAAADFESAVVGAVNQGGDADTTGALVGMLAGARFGAQALPKRWLNKLDRSIRMAVTEQTSALLALALAP, encoded by the coding sequence ATGCATGACGTGCTGGAGCGCCAGCCTGACCGGGTGCCTGTGGCCATGGGCCGAGTGCGCCTGTTCGACCATGCCCTGGGCGCTTACCTGGGCCTCGCCTTGGGTGATGCCCTTGGTGCGACGGTTGAGTTCATGACGCCGCGCGAGATCGTGCACCACCACGGCGTCCACCGGGAGATCACCGGCGGCGGCTGGCTGAAATTGAAGGCAGGGCAGGTGACCGATGACACCACCATGAGCCTGGCCTTGGGTGAGGCGCTCTTGCGCGCACAGCGTGAAGGCCGCCCATTCGACCGCGGTTTGATGGCCGATGCCTTTGTGGACTGGTGGCGCGGCCAGCCGGTGGACTGCGGCAACACCTGCCGGCGCGGCATCGTGCGCTATCTGACGGAGGGCACGCTGGAGGGGCCGCCCCATGATGGCGATGGCGGCAATGGCGCGTTGATGCGCAACCTGCCGGTGGCACTCGCCACGCTGGGCCGGCCTGAGGTGCTGCGCAGTGCCTCGATGGCGCAGGCGCACATCACGCATCACCACCCCTTGTCAGACGCGGCCACCTTGGCCTTCGGGCAGATGCTGCACGTCATGCTGACGCAAGCCGAGCCCTTGATGGCCTTGCCAGCGTGCAAGGCGATTGCACGGGATCTGACGGCCCGCCACCCCTCGTTCAGCTATGAGCCTTATCCGGGGCGGGCAACCGGGTATGTGGTCGATACCGTGCAGACAGTGCTGCATCATTTTTTTGCGGCAGCGGACTTCGAATCAGCCGTGGTCGGGGCGGTGAACCAGGGCGGTGATGCCGATACCACGGGCGCCCTGGTCGGCATGCTGGCGGGTGCTCGATTTGGTGCGCAGGCCTTGCCCAAGCGCTGGCTCAACAAGCTGGACAGGTCGATTCGCATGGCCGTGACCGAACAGACCAGCGCCTTGCTGGCCTTGGCCTTGGCGCCGTGA
- a CDS encoding thiosulfate sulfurtransferase GlpE — protein sequence MSPTRFQRLRAADLVDWLQAHPDALILDARDERHHAQSHLAGSLRLDGRNHEHLLMHEPRSRPVFIYCYHGNASQTYAHMFIDFGFERVADLIGGWDAWQPSGAGAGLAGRAQ from the coding sequence ATGAGCCCAACCCGCTTCCAACGCCTGCGCGCGGCCGATCTGGTTGATTGGCTGCAGGCCCATCCCGATGCCTTGATCCTGGATGCCCGGGATGAGCGCCATCACGCCCAGAGCCATCTGGCTGGCAGCCTGCGGCTGGATGGGCGCAACCATGAGCACCTGCTGATGCACGAGCCCCGAAGCCGGCCGGTCTTCATCTATTGCTACCACGGCAATGCCAGCCAGACCTATGCCCATATGTTCATCGATTTCGGCTTCGAGCGGGTGGCCGACCTGATCGGCGGATGGGATGCCTGGCAGCCGTCAGGGGCCGGGGCTGGGCTTGCTGGCCGAGCTCAGTAG
- a CDS encoding MaoC family dehydratase yields MSEHASAPTPRQPRWYWEDLTEGLSMEFGPKKVERDEVIDFATKFDPQPFHLSEEAGKASLFKGLAASGWHTAGMVMRMMCDGFILDSSSLGSPGLDGLKWLKPVLVGDEIRARMRVLATRPMKSKPHVGLVQTVWEAVNQRDEVVMVIESWAMFGRREPAPPPMEG; encoded by the coding sequence ATGAGCGAACACGCGAGCGCCCCGACACCACGTCAACCCCGGTGGTACTGGGAGGACCTCACCGAAGGCCTGAGCATGGAGTTCGGCCCCAAGAAGGTCGAGCGCGACGAGGTGATTGACTTCGCTACCAAGTTCGACCCCCAGCCCTTCCACCTGAGCGAAGAAGCCGGCAAGGCCTCCCTGTTCAAGGGGCTGGCGGCCAGCGGCTGGCACACCGCCGGCATGGTGATGCGCATGATGTGCGACGGCTTCATCCTGGATTCGAGCAGCCTGGGTTCGCCCGGCCTGGACGGCCTGAAGTGGCTCAAGCCCGTGCTGGTGGGCGACGAGATCCGTGCCCGCATGCGCGTGCTGGCCACCCGCCCGATGAAGAGCAAACCGCATGTGGGCCTGGTGCAGACCGTGTGGGAGGCCGTCAACCAGCGCGACGAGGTCGTGATGGTGATCGAGAGCTGGGCCATGTTTGGCCGTCGCGAGCCTGCGCCGCCACCGATGGAAGGCTGA
- a CDS encoding DMT family transporter: MKPRDLIELLFLAAVWGGSFLFLRVASPAIGPLGVAAFRVTGGAMMLLPLVVLHREGAALRRHLPQLVGAAILSSILPFLGLSQASRSLPAGLLSILNATTPMWGALVGWLWAREKLSLLRATGLALSFAGVALLASDGHQFSTEGAAGGAMLALGSTLMYAFAVHYNKRYLSTLSPLTNSAGTLAVASALLILPALWVGPQPAHATASGDASWAHVPTGAWTALLTLTVLCTGVAYLIFYRLIDRIGASRALTVTFLIPVFGMMWGALFLGEHITTMMLASTTVILLGTWLSNQGAALPTPVLDEAEPRLATHKHQ; encoded by the coding sequence ATGAAACCAAGGGACTTGATCGAATTGCTGTTTCTGGCCGCCGTGTGGGGTGGCTCTTTTCTGTTTCTGCGGGTGGCCTCGCCGGCCATCGGCCCCTTGGGCGTGGCGGCGTTCCGGGTCACCGGCGGCGCCATGATGCTGCTGCCACTGGTCGTGCTGCATCGCGAGGGCGCGGCCCTGCGTCGCCACCTGCCTCAACTGGTGGGGGCCGCCATCTTGTCGAGCATCCTGCCCTTTCTGGGCCTGAGCCAGGCCTCGCGCAGCCTGCCCGCGGGCCTGCTGTCGATCCTGAACGCCACCACGCCCATGTGGGGCGCCCTGGTCGGGTGGCTGTGGGCGCGTGAAAAGCTGTCCTTGCTGCGTGCCACGGGGCTGGCCTTGAGCTTTGCCGGTGTGGCCTTGCTCGCCAGCGACGGCCACCAGTTCTCGACCGAGGGGGCAGCCGGTGGCGCGATGCTGGCGCTGGGCTCCACCCTGATGTATGCGTTTGCCGTGCACTACAACAAGCGCTATCTGTCCACCCTCAGCCCCTTGACCAACAGTGCCGGCACCCTGGCGGTGGCCAGCGCCCTGCTGATCCTGCCGGCCCTGTGGGTGGGGCCGCAGCCAGCCCATGCCACCGCATCGGGGGATGCCAGCTGGGCACACGTGCCAACCGGCGCCTGGACGGCCCTGCTGACCCTGACGGTGCTGTGCACAGGCGTGGCCTACCTGATCTTTTACCGCTTGATCGACCGCATCGGCGCAAGCCGGGCGCTGACCGTGACATTCCTGATCCCGGTCTTCGGCATGATGTGGGGGGCCTTGTTCCTGGGCGAGCACATCACGACCATGATGCTGGCCAGCACCACGGTCATCCTGCTGGGCACCTGGTTGTCCAACCAAGGGGCGGCCTTGCCCACCCCTGTGCTGGATGAGGCAGAACCTCGCCTGGCCACCCACAAACATCAGTGA